TGGTCCTGTTCTCCGTGTTTGTATTCGAGGATGCCGTTGTTCACCCGCACGCCGCGCAGGTAAGTTTCATTTCCGCGCCGCCCGTTCTGTCGTTGGTCGAACACCATTTCCAAGAAAGCGGGGATGACGTGATTCTCCGTCGCGCACGGCGCAGTGCCCTCGCGGAACGGGCCGACGTAGTCCGGCACGAATTCCTTCCAGCCCAGGCAGGGCGTGTAGAACCAGCGGCCCCGCTCCAGGCGGCGTTGGAAGGCGTCCAGGTAGGCGTGCGGCGCGCACTGGCCATCGGGCGATTCCGCCGGCTCGCCGTTTGGCCCTCGATTCCAATCCACCTCGGCGTGGAGCCGGTAGCAAACGTTGATGAGCGCCTGGGCGAAGATTTGGAGCGACGTGCGGTCCTTGATCTGGCCGCCCTTGCGCAGCGGGCCGCCGTAGTTGAAGGCGTAGCGGTGGAATTGGACGGGCGCGCAAATCTCGCAGCGCGTCGGGCGCACGTTCACGGATTTCCAGCGGAGGATCGCCTCAAAGATGCCTTTCACGGCGCTGAACGT
The sequence above is a segment of the Verrucomicrobiota bacterium genome. Coding sequences within it:
- the cas5 gene encoding CRISPR-associated protein Cas5, whose protein sequence is MTMTSYPLQLEISGPIALWARPDTMPNPVSYVAPTFSAVKGIFEAILRWKSVNVRPTRCEICAPVQFHRYAFNYGGPLRKGGQIKDRTSLQIFAQALINVCYRLHAEVDWNRGPNGEPAESPDGQCAPHAYLDAFQRRLERGRWFYTPCLGWKEFVPDYVGPFREGTAPCATENHVIPAFLEMVFDQRQNGRRGNETYLRGVRVNNGILEYKHGEQDHA